The sequence CAGCGCGATCGAGCCGATCCCGCGGCCCGCGCGCACCGCCACCGACAACGCATCCGGCACGTTCGCCTGGAACGGCGCGGGCGGCAGCGCGTAGACGGTCTCGTCGCCGTCGTCGCGCTCGAGCCGCCACTCGCCGCCCGGCGAGGCCGGCGTGTCGAGCCGCAGGCACACGTGCTTCGCGAGATCGTCGGGCGTGGTCGGCGTGCCGTGCCGGGCGAGATACTCGCGCGACGCGACGAGCACGCTGCAGCTCGTCCCGCAGGTCTGCGCGACATAGCCCGAATCGGGCAGATGCGACGCCGACACGATCGACACGTCGTAGCCCTCCTCGACGAGATTCGGCATGCGCTGCGCGAGCGTGAGCTCGACCGACACGTCCGGATTGTCTTCCTGATAGCGGACGATCGACGACACCACGTGGCTCTGCCCGAGCCCCGTCATCGCATGGATGCGCAGCTTGCCGCTCGGCCGCAGCAGCGCGTTGCGCGCCTCGGCGTTCGCATAGTCGATCTCCGCGAGGATCGACTTCGCGCGCTCGAAGTAGCGCTGGCCGCTCTCGGTCAACCCGAGGTGACGGGTCGTGCGGTGCAGGAGGCGCGTCTGCACGTGCGCTTCGAGATTCGAAACGGCGCGCGACACCTGGGCCGTGGTCGCGTCGATTTCCTTCGCGACCGCGGTGAAACTGCCGGCTTCGACGACGCGCACGAACAGGCGCATGTTATCGAGCATGTCCATGGGATGGGCTTCGGGAATGAATGGGGAACAACGGCCGGCGGGAAGCGGCGAGCGCCGCGATGCGCGGCCGGGGACGACTGATCGACCGGATGCGCGGGCCATGGGACAGGCTGGGAGCGGGCATCGCGGGCGGCAAATTATGTGATTCGTCGAGATCAGATCGGGCGAATTGTACGCCGATGCGCGCCGGCGCGCTCGCGCGCGCACATTTTCCGCATCCTGAAACGCCAACGGCCGACCGCGCAATCGGCGGGGTCGGCAATTTATATCACAATGACATATAATTTCCGGCTCGTCGCGCGACCGATCGGCGCACCCTTCCACCTTCCATTTACGTTACGGCAGTCCGACCTTGTCCTCGTCCCTCGCGTTCGCTCATCGCCTTGCCCGCGGCCTCGTGCGCTGGCTTTGGCGCTTCGTCCCGATTCCGGTCACGCTCAGCCGGCGCGAGCGCGTGCGCTCGTGCGCGGGCGCGCTCGTCGGCATCGGCTGCGTCGGCGTGACGATGCGCGCGCTGCCGGGCCTCCCGGGCGACGTGCCGCTGCTCGTCGCGCCGATGGGCGCGTCCGCGGTGCTGCTGTTCGCGGTGCCGGCGAGCCCGCTCGCGCAGCCGTGGTCGCTGATCGGCGGCAACCTCGTCGCGGCGACGGTCGGCGTCGCGTGCGCGCAGTGGATCGCCGATCCCGTGCTCGCCGCGTCGGTCGCGATCGCGGGCGCGATCGGCGCGATGTTCGCGCTGCGCTGCGTGCATCCGCCGTCGGGCGCGGTCGCGCTGACGGCCGTCGTCGGCGGCCCGGCCGTGCATGCGCTCGGCTTTCGCTTCGTCGCCGAGCCGATCGCGCTGCAATCGGCGGCGCTCCTCGGCGCGGCGCTCGTCTATCACGCGCTCACCGGCCACCGCTATCCGCACGGCGGCGCCGCGCGGCCGCACGCCGACTCGAACGCGCACGCGGCGGCCGCGCCGCTGCACGCGCGCTTTGTGCGCGCCGATCTCGAGGCGGCGCTGAAGAACCGCAGCGAATGGCTCGACGTCGCGCCCGAGGATCTCGAATCGCTGCTGCGCGAAACCGAGCTGCGTGCATACGCGCGCACGTTCGACGAGCTGTCGTGCGCGGAAATCATGTCGCGCCGCCCGATCAGCATCGCGCCCGACACGCCGCTGCCCGCCGCGATGACGCTGCTCGAGCGGCACCGGATCAAGGCGCTGCCCGTGGTCGACGCCGATGCGCGCGTCGTGGGCATCGTCACGCGCGCGGACTTGTCGAAGGCCGCGCCTTACGCGACGCCCGGCTTCCTGCGCAACCTGTCCGCGCGGCTGCCGCGCTCGCTCGTCGGCCCGGCATTCGTCGCGCGCGCGGTGATGAGCACGCGCGTGCACACGGTGCGCACGACGACGCCGATCGCCGAGCTCGTGCCGCTGTTCGCCGATCACGGCCACCACCACATTCCGGTGGTCGACGCGGACCACCAGCTCGCCGGCATCGTCACGCAGGCGGACCTGATCGCCGGGCTCTACCGGCAATCGCAGGTGCGGCTCGCCGCGTGACCGGCGGCGAAGCGGCGAGGCAACGAACGGACGCCCCGGCGAGGCGGGACTCGACACCCTGGATCCGCGCATGCCCGATGCCGCGAAAATACGTCACAATGTGATATATTTTCGCCTTTTTCGATCACGTGGGAACGTCGATGACGAAACCGGCACGCGAGCTGCGCAAGACAGATTTCGAACAGCTTTCCGAATTCCGCTATCAGATGCGGCGCTTCGAGCGCTTCTCCGAGCGGGCCGCGCAAAGCGAGGGCATCACGCCGCTGCAATACCTGCTGCTGCTGCACATCAAGGGCTATCCGGAGCGCGACTGGGCAACGGTGGGCGAGCTCGCCGAGCGGCTGCAGGCGCAGCATCACGGCGTCGTCGCGCTGGTGACGCGCTGCGAAGCGCTCGGCCTCGTGCGGCGCAGGCCGAGCGACGCCGACCGCCGGCAAGTCAAGGTGCATCTGCAGGCGGCCGGCGAGCGCGTGCTCGCCCGGCTCGCCGAGCTGCACCGCGCCGAGCTGAAATCGCTGCGCGGCGCATTCCAGGTGCCGCAGATCGATTACTGAACCGATAAGACCACGAACGCTTGCCCCCGACATCATGAGCATCGCCGCCCCACACAAACGCGATTTCGCGTCGAACGCGCGACTGCCGCGCATCGCCCTCCTCGCGCTCGCGATCGGCGTGCTCAGCACGTTCGCCGCGTTCGCGCTGCTGAGCCTCATCCATCTGTTCACGAACCTGTTCTTCTTCCAGCGGTTCTCGTTCGCCGAGCACTCGCCCGCGCTGAACACGCTCGGGCCGTGGGCGGCCGCGGTGCCCGTCGCGGGCGGCATCGTCGTCGGGCTGATCGCGCGCTTCGGCTCCGAGAAGATCCGCGGCCACGGCATTCCCGAGGCGATCGAGGCGATCCTGTTCGGCAAGAGCCGGATGTCGCCGAAGGTCGCCGTATTGAAGCCGCTCGCGTCGGGCATCGTGATCGGCAGCGGCGGGCCGTTCGGCGCCGAAGGGCCGATCATCATGACGGGCGGCGCGATCGGCTCGCTGATCGCGCAGTTCGTGAAGGTGACGGCGGCCGAGCGCAAGACGCTGCTCGTCGCGGGCGCGACGGCCGGGATGACCGCGGTGTTCGGCACGCCGGTGGCCGCCGTGCTGCTCGCCGTCGAACTGCTGCTGTTCGAATGGCGGCCGCGCAGCTTCCTGCCGGTCGCGCTCGCGTGCGCGGTCGCGGGCTTCGCGCGCGCCGCGTTCTTCGGCGTCGGCCCGCTGTTTCCGGTCGAGACCGCGGCTCCGACGGCCGCCGCGCTCGGCTCGTGCGCGCTGGCGGGGCTCCTGTCGGGCGCGCTCGCGTGCGGGCTGTCGGTCTCGCTCTACAAGATCGAGGACCGGTTCGGCAAGCTGCCGGTTCACTGGATGTGGTGGCCCGCGATCGGCGGCCTCGCGGTCGGGATCGGCGGGCTCATCGAGCCGCGCGCGCTCGGCGTCGGCTACGACGTGATCGGCGATCTGCTGCACGGCCATATCGCGCTGCAGATCGCGCTCGCGATTCTCGTCGTCAAGGCGGTGATCTGGGTGATCGCGCTCGGCTCGGGCACCTCGGGCGGCGTGCTCGCGCCGCTGCTGATGCTGGGCGCGGGGCTCGGCACGCTGCTCGGGCCCGTGCTGCCGGGCGGCGAGCCCGCGCTGTGGCCGCTCGTGTGCATGGCCGCGACGCTCGGCGCCACGCTCGGCGCGCCGCTCACCGCGATCGTGTTCGCATTCGGCCTCACGCACGACGCGAACGCGCTGCTGCCGCTGCTCACCGCGACGCTCGTCGCGCACGGCTTCGCGACTGTCGCGATGAAGCGCTCGATCATGACCGAGAAAATCGCGCGGCGCGGCTATCACATCTATCGCGAATACGGCGTCGATCCGCTCGAGCGCCATTACGTCGACGAAGTAATGACGCGCAGCGCGGTGACGATCGACGCGGACCTGAGCGTCGAGGTCGTGCGCGCGCGCTACTTCGGCGCGACGCAGGCGCACCGCGCGTATCCGGTCGTGCGCGACGGCGTGCTGATCGGCATGCTCGATCGCGCGACGCTCGACGGGAGCCCCGCCGCGCACGACGGCGACGGGCAGGCCGACGACGCGCGAGCGGCGAAGGACGGGCAGGCCGACGACGCACGAGCGGCGAAGATGCGAGCGGCCGACGTGCAGATGATCGACATGCGGGTGGCCGACATGCGGGTGGCCGACGTGCTGCCGCGCCGCGCCCCGCTCTTCTCGCTCGCCGACGAAACGTGCCGCCTCGTCGCGACGCGGCTCGCCGTGCACCAGCTCGAACGCCTGCCGGTCGTCGCCGATCCGGACACGATGCGCGTCGTCGGCATCGTGTCGCGCAGCGATCTCGTGAAGCCGGCGCTGCGCCACTTCGACGACGAGCACAAACGCGAACGCTTCCGTCGCGCGCATCCCGCCGCGTTCGTCAAGCGCCGCTTCGCACCGGCGCGCAAGACGGGCTGAGCGGCGCGGCGGCGCGGCGGCGGCCGCGCGCGAGGCCGCGCGAGACTGATTCACGCGTCGCCTCGTCCGGCGCGCGCCGCGCTCGGCATGCCCGGCGGGCGCCGGTCCCGCGCCCGTCGTCGGCACGGGCATGTCCCGAATCAGCCGATGCGGTGAAACTCGCGGTATACCGCACGGCAGAACGCCCGCGTCATCGCCGAGCCGCGCGCGCGACGACGAACGCGGCGGGCGGCGCGCGCGACCTTCGCCGAAGCGCGGTGCCCGCGCCCGAGCCGGTTCATCGCCGGTTCATCGCCGGTTCATGGCTGGTTCATGGCTGGTTCATGGCCGGGTCACGCGGGCACGGCGCGACGCCGGCGGGCGCGGCAAGCTGCCCCAAAACCGCCCGGGCGCCGATCGCCGCCCGGATGATGCGGGCCGACGGGCAGCCCCCGCCGAACGAACGCATCGATCGAACTCGCCGGTCGAACACACCGATCAAATTCGTCGATCACACTTGTCGGTCGAACACACCGACCGAACATGCCGATCGAACTCGCCGCTCAAATTCGTCGATCACACTTGCCGGTCGAACACACCAATCGAACTCGCCGGTCGAACACACCGACCAAGCTCGCCGCGCGACGGGACCGCGCTACTGCGTCGCGCCTTGCAGCCCCTGCATCGCCGCCGGATTCGGGGCGGCCCGCAGCCGCATCCCGATCAGCGCGGCGACGATCGCGAACGCCGCGCCGAGCATGAACGCCGCATGGTAGCCGCCCGCCATCGCGGCGGGCACGGCCGTGCGCGCGGCGAGCAGCGCATCGGTGCGCGCCGTCGCGACGCTCGCGAGCACCGCGAGGCCGAGCGCGCCGCCCATCATGAACGACGTGTTGACGATGCCCGAGGCGAGCCCCGAGTCCGCCGGATCGACGCCGCTCATCGCCGCGAGCAGGACCGGGTTGAACGCGATGCCCGCGCCGGTGCCCAGCAGGATCATGCCCGGCAGCACGTCGGCGACGAAGTCCCCGCCGACGGGCGCCCGCGCGAACAGCATCAGGCCGGCCGCCGCCGCGAGCAGTCCGGCCGCGATCGGCACGCGGATCCCGAAGCGCACCACGAGCAGCGCGGAGACGATGAGCGAGAACACGCCCATGATCAGGTTCGCCGGCAGGAACGCGAGGCCGATCTGCAACGGCCCGTAGCCGAGCACGCGCTGCAGATACAGCGCGGCGAGGAAGAACCACGCGAACATCGCGGCGGCCCACAGGATGCCGATCAGGTTCGCGATCGCGACGTTGCGCTTCATGCAGAGCGCGAGCGGCATCAGCGGATGCGCGACGCGCGCCTCGATCGCGACGAACGCGGCGAACAGCGCCGCCGCGCCGCCGAGCCAGCTCAGCGTGCGCGCGGACAGCCAGCCGGCCGCGTTGCCGTTCACCACCGCGTAGACGGCCAACATCAGCGCGGTGGTCACGGCGCCGGCGATGTCGAGCGGCGCGCGCGTTGCCTGCGCGCGCGCCTTCGGCAGCAGCGCCGACGACAGCAGATAGACCACGGCGCCGAGCGGCAGGTTGACGAGAAAGACCCAGTGCCAGCTCAACGCGCTCGTCAGGAGCCCGCCGAGCAGCACGCCGAGGCTGCCGCCGCCCGCATAGACGAAGCCGTAGACGCCCATCGCCTTCGCCCAGTCGCCCGGCTCGACGAACAGCGTCATGATGAGCGACAGCGCGACCGAGGAGACGACCGCGCCGCCGATGCCCTGCGCGGCGCGCGCGGCGATCAGCATGAGCTGCGTCTGCGCGAGTCCGCAGGCGAGCGACGCGGCCGTGAACACCGTCACGCCGGCCAGGAAGAGGCGCCGGTGCCCGTACAGGTCGCCGAGCCTGCCGCCGAGCAGCAGGCAGCCGCCGAACGTCAGCATGTAGGCGTTGACGACCCAGACGAGCGCGTTCTCGGAAAAACGCAGCTCGGCCGCGATCGACGGCAGCGCGACGTTCACGATGGTCGTGTCGAGCACGATCATCAGCACGCCCAGACACAGAACCACGAGCGCATACCAGCGCCGTTTGCCGGAAATCTCGGATGTCATCGATGGAACTCCATGAAGTGATGGGGGATGCGCACGCGGCGGCGGCGGCCGACGCCGCGCGGCGCCGGCGCGCGGCGCGGCCTCACGCGACGTCCGCGGTGATCGTGTCCTTGACGACCGGCTGCTGGAGCAGCGCCCGCACGTCGTAGTCGAAGTATTCCGCCCGCACGTCCTCGGGCAGCCGCTCGACCCACTCGAGCAGCAGCGCGGCGATCTTCTCGGGCGTGCTCGGCCAGGTGATCCGCTCGGCGGGCGAAACGAAATCGAAGAACGGCGGCAGCAGCGCGGCGTTCTCCTCGAGCAGCGCGTAGATCGCCCGCTCGGCCGCCTCGCCCGAGAGCTCGCCTGCGCCGTACCGCTCGACGCACACCGCCGCCGCCTCGAACAGCCGCATGATCGGCTCGAGCGTGGTGAACGCGCCCGGCAACAGCGCGTCGGCCGGCTCGAGCCAGCGCGCGTCGCCGGTTTGCCGGTACTTCATCATCACGCGCTGCAGGTGAAGCTGGCCGTAGTTGCCGGTGAGCAGCCACAGGCGGAACCACGCGTTCCAGAGCGGATAGTGGCCCCACGAGAGGTACGAGCAGTTGACGAGCCGATCGTTGAAATCGATCAGGCCCTGCTGGAGCTTCTCGACCGGCGCGAAGCGCGCCTTGCTGAAATCGCGGTCCTTTGCGGCTTCGATCAGCAGCCCCGCGAGCGCGTTGGTCGTCTGCATCGTGTTGAACAGGCCGCGCGAGAACAGCGGATCGATGAAGCCCGTCGCATGCGAGAGCAGGCAGAACCGGTCGCCCGTGCATGCGCTCGCGCTGTACTGGATGCGGCCCGAGGACACCCATTCGCGCACCGCGCGCGCATCGGCGAACTGCCGCGCCATGTCCGGATGCTTCGCGATGAAATCGGCGAATTCCTGCTCGGGCCGCACGTCCGGCTTCGGATGCTTGCGCGGATCGAGCATCAGGCCGACGCTCACGAGCGGGTTCTTCGATTCCGGCGTGTTGTTGAACGGAATCACCCACATCCAGCCGCCGTCGAACAGGTGGTGCAGCGTCCCCTGATGCCACGGCACCGGCTGCTGCAGCGCCTTGGGCACCTCGCGGCAGGCGTCGAACGGCTTCACGCCGATCATGTGCGTGAACAGGCCGCGCGCATGCGTCTTCGCGCGGCACGGCGTCTCGCGCAGGCCGAGCTTGTCGGCCAGCACCGAGCGGTACCCCGCGCCGTCGGCGACGAAATCCGCCTCGAACGTGAGGCCGCCGCGCGTCGTCACCGTCACGCCGCCGGCGTCGATCCGGATATCGTCGACGACGGTGTTCTGATACGCGTCGCAGCCGTAGCGAATGGCCACGTGCAGCATGTACGCGTCGATGTCCTGCCGGAAATAGTGCACCTCGTTGACGACGAGCGCCTGATTGACCTCCTGCGGATTCTGCTCGGTGTGCTCGCGGTGATACACGAAGCCGAAGTTGCGCTTCACGCCGCACGACGGCATCACGTTCTCGCTCACTTCGGCGATCGACGTGATGTGCTTGAGCTCCGGCACGTCGAAGCGCATCGCCATCAGCTCGAGCGTCAGCGTGGTCGTGGCGATCGTCGATTCGCCGACGGCAAAGCGCGGATGCGTGCCGGAATCGATCATCGCGACCCGCAGCCCGTGCCGCGCGAGGATCGCGCCGAGCGTCGTGCCGCCGATGCCCGTCCCGATGATGACGACGTCGTATTTCCTGACCTGATTGTTGCTCATCGTATTTCTCCAGCCTGTTGTCGAATCTTCGTCAATGAACCCGTCGGGAAATCCGGCGGGCAACCTGTCGGCACGCGGCCCGTCAATCGGGCCGCGCCGATGCTTCCTCCCTGCCTGCCGGCGCGCCGGATGCCGCGTCCGCGATCCAGTACCGCTCGCGCGCGAACGGATAGGCCGGCAGACCGCCGACGCGCCGCCACGGCCCGCCTCGGTGAAGCGCCTCCCAGCTCACCGTGCGCCCTTGCACCCAGGCCGCGGCCGCCTCGTCGGGCGCGCACGCGCGCGGATCGCACGCCCGCTCCGCCAGCGCGGCCTGCCCGGCGCGCCGGCGGGCGTCGCCGCGATGCACGCGCGACGACGCGCCGCCGCCGTCGCGCCACGCGCGCAACGCGCGCAGCAAGTCGTCGCGATCGGAGGCGACGAGCGCGAGCCGCGCGGGCATCGGCTCGCGCGCGATCTGCAGCGTGCGCAGCATCCGCCCGAAATCGGGCGTCGCGCCGTTCGCGAGGAACGCGATCCATCGCTCGACGTACGCCGCGAGCCGCTCGCCGTCCTGCGCGGACAGCACGAACACCTGCGGCTCGCGCGGCGCGGCGGCGGAATCGTCGGCGGGCGCGCCCGGCCATTCCTCGAGCACCAGATGCGCGTTGACGCCGTTGCCGATCGCGGTGACCCCGGCGCGCCGCGGCACCGGCCGGCCGTCGACGCTCACCGGCGCCCACGGCGCCGCCTCGGCCGCGAGCCGGAACGGCAGCCGATCGAAATCGATCAGCGGGCTCGGCCGCCGTGGCAGCCGGGTCGGCGTGAGCGTCGCGTGCTTGAGCGACAGCGCGACGCGCATCAGTTGCGACATGCCCGACGCGGCCTCGCCGTGCCCGATCGCCGGCTTGACCGTGCCGATCGTGTAGGCGCCCGCGGCGCCCGCCCGATCGCCGAACACCTCGGTCAGCGCGGCCATCTCGACCGCGTCCGTCGTCTCGACGCCGCTCGCGGCCGCCTCGATGTAGCTGATCGAGCGCGGATCGATCCGCGCGCGCGCGAGCGCGGCCCGGATGGCGGCCTGCTGGCCCGCCTGATCGGGCTGGCCGTAGTAGCGCATGCGGCCGTTGTGATTGACCGCGCCGGAGCGGATCACCGCGTGGATCGGATCGCCGTGCGCGCGCGCCTGCGCGAGCCGCTTGAGCACGACGACGCCCACCCCCTCGCCCGGCACGTAGCCCGCGCCGCCCTCGTCGAACGCCGCGCAGTGCGCGTCGCGCGAGAGCATCCGCACGAGCGAGAGCTGCACATAGCTCGACGGGTGCAGGCACAGGCTGACGCCGCCCGCGATCGCGAGATCGCCGTCGCCCCGCCGCAGGTATTCGCAGGCCTCGTGAACGGCGACGAGCGACGACGCGCAATGGTTGTCGATCGCCACGCTCGGGCCCTTCAGATCGAAGAAGTGCGACACGCGGCCGACCATCGACGCGGGCGACGTATGCGGCTGGGTGCCCGCATACTGCGACGCATACAGGCTGAAGCCGTGCTTCGACAGGCCGCCGAACACGCCCGTGCGCTCGCGCAGCGCGTCGCCGAGGCGGGACGGCGGGTAGCCCGCATCCTCGAGCGCCTTCCAGCACTCCTCGAGGAACAGCCGCTCCTGCGGATCGATCATCGCGATGCGGCGCGGCGCCATCCAGAAGAGCAGCGGATCGAAACAGTCGAACTCGCCGAGAAAGCCGCCCCACTTGCCGTATGAC is a genomic window of Burkholderia mallei ATCC 23344 containing:
- a CDS encoding LysR family transcriptional regulator, with the protein product MDMLDNMRLFVRVVEAGSFTAVAKEIDATTAQVSRAVSNLEAHVQTRLLHRTTRHLGLTESGQRYFERAKSILAEIDYANAEARNALLRPSGKLRIHAMTGLGQSHVVSSIVRYQEDNPDVSVELTLAQRMPNLVEEGYDVSIVSASHLPDSGYVAQTCGTSCSVLVASREYLARHGTPTTPDDLAKHVCLRLDTPASPGGEWRLERDDGDETVYALPPAPFQANVPDALSVAVRAGRGIGSIALYTALDDIREGRLVRVLPNYRLDTLSVYAVYATRRYLDAKIRTFLDHLRTTLAPALENDLKELNRLNGGVGKKALREVA
- a CDS encoding HPP family protein, with amino-acid sequence MSSSLAFAHRLARGLVRWLWRFVPIPVTLSRRERVRSCAGALVGIGCVGVTMRALPGLPGDVPLLVAPMGASAVLLFAVPASPLAQPWSLIGGNLVAATVGVACAQWIADPVLAASVAIAGAIGAMFALRCVHPPSGAVALTAVVGGPAVHALGFRFVAEPIALQSAALLGAALVYHALTGHRYPHGGAARPHADSNAHAAAAPLHARFVRADLEAALKNRSEWLDVAPEDLESLLRETELRAYARTFDELSCAEIMSRRPISIAPDTPLPAAMTLLERHRIKALPVVDADARVVGIVTRADLSKAAPYATPGFLRNLSARLPRSLVGPAFVARAVMSTRVHTVRTTTPIAELVPLFADHGHHHIPVVDADHQLAGIVTQADLIAGLYRQSQVRLAA
- a CDS encoding chloride channel protein; its protein translation is MSIAAPHKRDFASNARLPRIALLALAIGVLSTFAAFALLSLIHLFTNLFFFQRFSFAEHSPALNTLGPWAAAVPVAGGIVVGLIARFGSEKIRGHGIPEAIEAILFGKSRMSPKVAVLKPLASGIVIGSGGPFGAEGPIIMTGGAIGSLIAQFVKVTAAERKTLLVAGATAGMTAVFGTPVAAVLLAVELLLFEWRPRSFLPVALACAVAGFARAAFFGVGPLFPVETAAPTAAALGSCALAGLLSGALACGLSVSLYKIEDRFGKLPVHWMWWPAIGGLAVGIGGLIEPRALGVGYDVIGDLLHGHIALQIALAILVVKAVIWVIALGSGTSGGVLAPLLMLGAGLGTLLGPVLPGGEPALWPLVCMAATLGATLGAPLTAIVFAFGLTHDANALLPLLTATLVAHGFATVAMKRSIMTEKIARRGYHIYREYGVDPLERHYVDEVMTRSAVTIDADLSVEVVRARYFGATQAHRAYPVVRDGVLIGMLDRATLDGSPAAHDGDGQADDARAAKDGQADDARAAKMRAADVQMIDMRVADMRVADVLPRRAPLFSLADETCRLVATRLAVHQLERLPVVADPDTMRVVGIVSRSDLVKPALRHFDDEHKRERFRRAHPAAFVKRRFAPARKTG
- a CDS encoding MarR family winged helix-turn-helix transcriptional regulator — protein: MTKPARELRKTDFEQLSEFRYQMRRFERFSERAAQSEGITPLQYLLLLHIKGYPERDWATVGELAERLQAQHHGVVALVTRCEALGLVRRRPSDADRRQVKVHLQAAGERVLARLAELHRAELKSLRGAFQVPQIDY
- a CDS encoding NAD(P)/FAD-dependent oxidoreductase; the protein is MSNNQVRKYDVVIIGTGIGGTTLGAILARHGLRVAMIDSGTHPRFAVGESTIATTTLTLELMAMRFDVPELKHITSIAEVSENVMPSCGVKRNFGFVYHREHTEQNPQEVNQALVVNEVHYFRQDIDAYMLHVAIRYGCDAYQNTVVDDIRIDAGGVTVTTRGGLTFEADFVADGAGYRSVLADKLGLRETPCRAKTHARGLFTHMIGVKPFDACREVPKALQQPVPWHQGTLHHLFDGGWMWVIPFNNTPESKNPLVSVGLMLDPRKHPKPDVRPEQEFADFIAKHPDMARQFADARAVREWVSSGRIQYSASACTGDRFCLLSHATGFIDPLFSRGLFNTMQTTNALAGLLIEAAKDRDFSKARFAPVEKLQQGLIDFNDRLVNCSYLSWGHYPLWNAWFRLWLLTGNYGQLHLQRVMMKYRQTGDARWLEPADALLPGAFTTLEPIMRLFEAAAVCVERYGAGELSGEAAERAIYALLEENAALLPPFFDFVSPAERITWPSTPEKIAALLLEWVERLPEDVRAEYFDYDVRALLQQPVVKDTITADVA
- a CDS encoding MFS transporter; its protein translation is MTSEISGKRRWYALVVLCLGVLMIVLDTTIVNVALPSIAAELRFSENALVWVVNAYMLTFGGCLLLGGRLGDLYGHRRLFLAGVTVFTAASLACGLAQTQLMLIAARAAQGIGGAVVSSVALSLIMTLFVEPGDWAKAMGVYGFVYAGGGSLGVLLGGLLTSALSWHWVFLVNLPLGAVVYLLSSALLPKARAQATRAPLDIAGAVTTALMLAVYAVVNGNAAGWLSARTLSWLGGAAALFAAFVAIEARVAHPLMPLALCMKRNVAIANLIGILWAAAMFAWFFLAALYLQRVLGYGPLQIGLAFLPANLIMGVFSLIVSALLVVRFGIRVPIAAGLLAAAAGLMLFARAPVGGDFVADVLPGMILLGTGAGIAFNPVLLAAMSGVDPADSGLASGIVNTSFMMGGALGLAVLASVATARTDALLAARTAVPAAMAGGYHAAFMLGAAFAIVAALIGMRLRAAPNPAAMQGLQGATQ